A single region of the Brassica rapa cultivar Chiifu-401-42 chromosome A03, CAAS_Brap_v3.01, whole genome shotgun sequence genome encodes:
- the LOC103856420 gene encoding mitochondrial pyruvate carrier 1 isoform X1: MENTFLLVDLPTDNESPTSYLCLFDLFCYLALFLSPSNSLIIELPKLRIPQVLDKMATASRFQAFLNSPVGPKTTHFWGPIANWGFVAAGLVDMQKPPEMISGNMSSAMCIYSALFMRFAWMVQPRNYLLLACHASNETVQLYQLSRWARAQGYLSSTKVEEKSSQ, encoded by the exons ATGGAGAATACTTTTCTTTTGGTGGATCTTCCGACAGATAACGAAAGCCCAACAAGCTACTTGTGTCTTTTTGACTTGTTCTGTTACCTCGCTCTCTTTCTCTCGCCCTCAAATTCTCTAATCATCGAGCTCCCAAAACTTCGCATTCCTCAGGTTT TAGATAAAATGGCAACAGCATCAAGATTCCAAGCATTTTTGAACAGTCCGGTTGGCCCTAAAACAACCCATTTCTGGGGTCCTATCGCCAACTGGGGCTTTGTTGCTGCT GGTTTGGTGGATATGCAAAAGCCTCCGGAAATGATTTCTGGAAACATGTCCTCAG CCATGTGTATTTACTCTGCATTGTTCATGAGATTTGCCTGGATGGTGCAACCACGCAACTATCTCCTACTTGCCTGCCATGCTTCCAATGAGACTGTTCAGCTCTACCAGCTCTCTCGTTGGGCTAGAGCCCAGGG GTATCTATCCTCCACGAAAGTAGAGGAGAAATCGTCTCAGTAA
- the LOC103856420 gene encoding mitochondrial pyruvate carrier 1 isoform X2, whose protein sequence is MATASRFQAFLNSPVGPKTTHFWGPIANWGFVAAGLVDMQKPPEMISGNMSSAMCIYSALFMRFAWMVQPRNYLLLACHASNETVQLYQLSRWARAQGYLSSTKVEEKSSQ, encoded by the exons ATGGCAACAGCATCAAGATTCCAAGCATTTTTGAACAGTCCGGTTGGCCCTAAAACAACCCATTTCTGGGGTCCTATCGCCAACTGGGGCTTTGTTGCTGCT GGTTTGGTGGATATGCAAAAGCCTCCGGAAATGATTTCTGGAAACATGTCCTCAG CCATGTGTATTTACTCTGCATTGTTCATGAGATTTGCCTGGATGGTGCAACCACGCAACTATCTCCTACTTGCCTGCCATGCTTCCAATGAGACTGTTCAGCTCTACCAGCTCTCTCGTTGGGCTAGAGCCCAGGG GTATCTATCCTCCACGAAAGTAGAGGAGAAATCGTCTCAGTAA
- the LOC103856421 gene encoding uncharacterized protein At1g15400, whose amino-acid sequence MALQRSTTSFRRQGSSGLIWNDRFLSGEIRNDERKEDRRNDHRDGSMAATTATVKRSASDGGRSNGGRLEISPTLDPPSPEISAGCGFCSMFSSNRRRRRRGRSSSAGSS is encoded by the coding sequence ATGGCGTTGCAAAGATCGACCACGTCGTTCAGGAGACAAGGATCATCGGGACTCATCTGGAACGACAGATTCTTGAGCGGAGAAATCCGTAACGATGAAAGAAAAGAAGACCGACGTAACGATCATCGAGACGGTTCAATGGCTGCCACCACGGCAACAGTGAAACGTAGCGCATCTGATGGAGGACGTAGCAACGGTGGACGGTTGGAGATTTCTCCAACTTTGGATCCACCTTCCCCTGAAATATCTGCTGGCTGTGGCTTCTGTTCTATGTTTTCGTCTAATCGAAGAAGGAGACGCAGAGGAAGATCATCAAGCGCTGGAAGTTCATAA
- the LOC103856424 gene encoding uncharacterized protein LOC103856424: MNMANEEKPKKKKSLMNFYKFSTTTSKKSLIKPKSTPNKVQIPPSSVYQEEVSKSIVVQSSKTQNHLRRDIFELKTTSNERKKGGAGGAAEEGRKSVSHVERDTEARIAAAAEMLTVRILAADMPGFMQAHAFRCARTTLDSLEKFSSKHMAFNLKKEFDKGYGPAWHCIVGSSFGSFVTHSTGCFIYFSMDKLYILLFKTKVRPASPH; the protein is encoded by the exons atgaatatggCAAACGAAGAGaaaccaaaaaagaagaaaagtctcATGAACTTCTACAAGTTCTCCACCACCACTTCGAAGAAGTCACTCATAAAACCTAAATCCACACCAAACAAAGTCCAGATCCCACCATCATCAGTATATCAAGAAGAGGTATCGAAATCAATCGTGGTCCAGTCAAGTAAAACACAAAACCATCTAAGGAGGGACATCTTCGAGTTAAAGACTACTAGTAATGAGAGAAAGAAAGGTGGTGCTGGTGGTGCGGCGGAGGAGGGGAGGAAGTCGGTGTCTCACGTGGAGAGGGATACGGAGGCGAGGATAGCGGCAGCGGCGGAGATGTTAACGGTGAGGATATTAGCAGCGGACATGCCGGGGTTTATGCAAGCACATGCGTTTAGGTGTGCGAGAACGACGTTAGATAGTTTGGAGAAGTTTAGTTCGAAGCACATGGCTTTCAATCTCAAGAAG GAGTTTGACAAAGGGTATGGACCAGCATGGCATTGCATAGTGGGGTCAAGTTTCGGATCGTTCGTGACACATTCCACAggttgttttatttatttctcaATGGACAAACTCTACATTCTCCTCTTCAAAACCAAAGTCCGTCCTGCTTCTCCCCAttga
- the LOC103856426 gene encoding uncharacterized protein LOC103856426, with product MGHVIRLLLINPPPSSSSSSPLLHLRRRTSLDSNSVFSLRTSITKSKPRFSCLFSGGNNQREEQARKALESALGGKKNEFDKWDKEIKKREESGGNGGGGGGWFGGGGGWFSGDHFWNEAQQITITLLAILFVYMIVAKGGVMAAFVLNPLLYALRGTREGLTSLSSKLSGGNASKVNGDSSDEMWKKDGFSEVSAKESVVRKWGSD from the exons ATGGGTCACGTCATCCGACTGCTGCTTATAAATCCTCctccgtcttcttcttcttcctcgcctCTTCTCCACCTCCGGCGCCGGACTAGTCTCGACTCCAACTCTGTCTTCTCTCTGCGAACCTCAATTACCAAAAGCAAGCCCAGATTCTCTTGTCTTTTCTCCGGTGGCAACAACCAGAGGGAG GAGCAAGCTCGTAAAGCATTGGAAAGCGCTCTTGGCGGGAAGAAGAATGAGTTTGACAAGTGGGACAAAGAGATCAAGAAAAGGGAAGAATCTGGTGGTaatggaggaggaggtggaggctGGTTTGGAGGTGGTGGCGGTTGGTTTAGTGGCGATCACTTCTGGAATGAAGCACAGCAGATTACCATTACCCTCTTAGCAATACTTTTCGTG TATATGATAGTTGCGAAAGGTGGAGTAATGGCTGCGTTTGTGTTAAACCCTTTGTTGTATGCCCTGCGAGGAACACGAGAAGGTTTGACTTCTCTTAGCTCCAAACTCTCGGGAGGAAATGCTTCGAAAGTTAATGGTGATAGCTCAGATGAGATGTGGAAGAAGGATGGTTTTAGTGAGGTCTCTGCTAAAGAAAGCGTTGTCCGGAAATGGGGAAGTGACTGA
- the LOC103856427 gene encoding SPX domain-containing protein 1 produces MIPRDILPKLRQRKMDILTRIFLFHHPYYISQLHFHFPSFFSHSRIKKTYKKKKKKSMKFGKSLSNQIEQTLPEWRDKFLSYKDLKKRLKLIDSKSVDRPTKRLRLDESSVGMSKEEISFIQLLEDELEKFNNFFVEKEEEYIIRLKELRDRIGKAKDSKEKMMSIIRKEIVDLHGEMVLLENYSALNYTGLVKILKKYDKRTGDLMRLPYIQKVLQQPFYTTDLLYKLIKESEAMLDCFFEDPTVTADAAESDESVQAEHKFMESLHMKSTIAALRVLKEIRSKSSTVSVFSLPPLQLNGLDKIPLLEQEAK; encoded by the exons ATGATACCAAGAGATATTCTCCCGAAATTAAGACAACGAAAAATGGATATTCTAACCCGAATATTCCTTTTCCATCATCCTTATTATATCTCCCAACTTCATTTCCACTTTCCCTCATTTTTCTCACACTCAAGgattaaaaaaacatacaaaaagaagaagaaaaaaagcatGAAGTTCGGTAAGAGCCTGAGCAATCAGATCGAGCAGACACTGCCTGAATGGCGTGACAAGTTCTTGTCTTACAAAGACCTCAAGAAGCGTCTCAAGCTCATCGACTCCAAAAGCGTAGATCGCCCCACCAAACGTCTCCGGCTCGACGAGAGCTCCGTCGGAATGTCGAAAGAAGAGATCAGTTTCATCCAGTTGCTGGAGGACGAGCTGGAGAAGTtcaacaacttcttcgtcgAGAAGGAGGAAGAGTACATCATCAGattaaag GAACTGAGAGATAGGATTGGGAAAGCTAAAGATTCGAAGGAGAAGATGATGAGCATAATAAGGAAAGAGATCGTTGATCTCCACGGAGAGATGGTTCTCCTCGAGAACTACAGTGCTCTGAACTACACAGGATTGGTTAAGATACTGAAGAAGTACGACAAGCGAACCGGTGATCTCATGCGCTTGCCTTACATCCAGAAAGTTCTTCAGCAGCCCTTTTACACTACTGACTTGCTCTACAAGCTCATCAAGGAGTCCGAGGCGATGCTCGATTGCTTCTTCGAGGATCCTACGGTTACTGCTGATGCTGCAGAGTCTGATGAGAGTGTCCAAGCGGAGCACAAGTTCATGGAGAGCCTCCACATGAAAAGTACTATAGCTGCTTTGCGTGTTTTGAAGGAGATAAGGAGCAAAAGCTCTACGGTTAGCGTCTTCTCGCTGCCGCCGCTCCAATTAAACGGGTTAGACAAGATCCCCTTGTTGGAACAAGAAGCCAAATAG
- the LOC103856428 gene encoding LOW QUALITY PROTEIN: NHP2-like protein 1 (The sequence of the model RefSeq protein was modified relative to this genomic sequence to represent the inferred CDS: inserted 2 bases in 1 codon): FVLFRLQTEEVVNSRAYPLADSQLSITILDLIQQAAYHQQXGANEATKALNRGIAEIVVMATDVDPLDILLHLPLLAEDKNVPYVFVRSKQALGRACGVSRSVIACSVISNDEGGLLEKQIEHLKDAIEKLLI, encoded by the exons TTTGTTCTGTTTCGCTTGCAGACAGAAGAAGTTGTGAACTCGAGAGCATATCCTCTCGCAGATTCTCAGTTATCTATAACGATTCTTGATCTCATTCAACAAGCTGCTTACCACCAGCA CGGTGCTAATGAAG cTACGAAGGCACTTAATCGTGGGATCGCTGAGATTGTGGTTATGGCTACAGATGTAGATCCCCTGGatattcttcttcatcttcctttaCTAGCAGAAGATAAG AATGTTCCGTATGTGTTTGTGCGTTCAAAACAAGCTTTGGGAAGAGCATGTGGTGTATCAAGATCCGTTATTGCTTGTTCTGTCATATCAAACGATGAAGGAGGTCTGTTGGAAAAACAAATCGAGCATCTCAAGGATGCTATTGAGAAGCTTCTCatctaa